A genomic stretch from Helianthus annuus cultivar XRQ/B chromosome 1, HanXRQr2.0-SUNRISE, whole genome shotgun sequence includes:
- the LOC110868634 gene encoding protein SMAX1-LIKE 6, protein MPTPVSSARQCLTDEAARALDDAVAVARRRSHSQTTSLHAVSALLSLPASTLRDACARARSSAYSPRLQFRALELCVSVSLDRLPSAKAKTLTDEPPVSNSLMAAIKRSQANQRRHPETFHFYQMQVNGSQSSLNNNIKVEIKHFILSILDDPIVSRVFGDAGFRSSDIKIAVLHPQSVSGFQKSFKYPPVFLCNLPDMNRTGININMNNINFPFAVDNVEEEFKRIGVVLAKKSCKNPLLIGVSAGSVVDGFIDGLKIGKTGYLPNEIEGLDVVEIKKEISEFVCGDLSEDLMSLKMNQLREKVEGCERCGVIVNFGELKVVLDGVRVEYVVSRLSDLVSVCGGKLWLIGSVGSYEVYMKILAKFPGLDKEWDLNLLPVTCSKLNPNGSQLKSSLMGSFVPFGGFFPVQTELERSSSSKQDQSATRCHDCNEKYEQEVSVVLKGGKTVSVADQQSTGLASWLQVPESDSTMGTDHGGVFNARITGLQRKWSDICHRLHHNLPPQQVGSQIRDRIPFHQGQDSNQESRCRNLSPPVDFFAKPTSSLSPTISITTDLGLGTNYVSPDPNPGPPAHETRLQTFNRLGPAEIDETRKHISNEKDFKQLYRALADKVGYQNDSIRAISETITRVRTGPGRRYVWFMFSGPDPVSKKKVSSALAEVVFGSPKSLISIDLDFESQMSHPGSVFNRQSVNFSDPSFRGKTVMEFVAEELTKKPQSVVLFEHVDKADFVTKDNLSRAIKTGKLSDARGRETRITDAIFVLTTSCKEENAKEFFSYSEERILNAQALQMRIQVEKTEPRNSSLLLLPKDSVLKNPETPKKRKIIEIGGFEIMVPKVKKPKSCFDLNLPLEETEGSENETVSETKEVWLEDVLDQVDENVVFDSFDFDSRAETILKEIGKRFEKSFGRNVVLEIENEVMVQILASDWASNENGGVENWIESVLYRGFMDVKEKEGVDNETVVKLVVVEGVKIEEDDNALCVCLPSRIMVK, encoded by the exons ATGCCAACGCCGGTGAGCTCAGCAAGGCAATGTTTAACCGACGAGGCGGCGCGTGCGTTAGACGACGCCGTCGCCGTCGCACGAAGGCGGAGTCACTCTCAAACCACATCTCTCCACGCGGTATCAGCTTTACTATCTCTACCGGCGTCCACCTTACGCGACGCGTGCGCGCGTGCACGGAGCTCGGCTTACTCGCCTCGGCTCCAGTTCCGCGCGCTTGAGCTGTGTGTGAGCGTGTCGCTCGACCGGCTCCCGTCGGCTAAAGCGAAAACCCTAACGGATGAGCCGCCGGTTTCGAACTCGCTTATGGCGGCTATTAAACGGTCTCAGGCGAACCAACGGCGGCATCCGGAAACGTTTCATTTTTACCAGATGCAGGTTAACGGTTCTCAATCGTCGTTAAATAATAATATCAAAGTCGAGATTAAACACTTTATATTATCGATCCTTGATGACCCGATTGTCAGTCGGGTTTTTGGTGATGCGGGTTTCCGGAGCTCCGATATTAAGATTGCGGTTTTACACCCGCAATCTGTTTCCGGGTTCCAGAAATCTTTTAAATATCCCCCGGTGTTTTTATGTAATTTACCGGATATGAATCGAACAGGGATTAATATTAATATGAATAATATTAATTTCCCGTTTGCTGTTGATAATGTGGAGGAAGAATTCAAGCGAATCGGGGTTGTTTTAGCGAAGAAAAGCTGTAAAAACCCGTTGTTGATTGGGGTTTCTGCGGGTAGTGTGGTTGATGGGTTTATAGATGGGTTAAAGATCGGGAAAACCGGTTACTTGCCTAATGAAATTGAGGGTTTGGATGTGGTGGAGATTAAGAAGGAGATTAGTGAGTTTGTTTGTGGGGATTTGAGTGAAGATTTGATGAGTTTGAAGATGAATCAACTGAGGGAAAAGGTGGAGGGTTGTGAGAGGTGTGGTGTGATTGTGAATTTCGGAGAGTTGAAGGTGGTTCTTGATGGGGTGCGAGTGGAATACGTTGTTTCGCGGTTGAGCGATTTGGTGAGTGTTTGTGGTGGGAAGTTGTGGTTGATTGGTTCGGTTGGGAGTTATGAGGTTTATATGAAGATATTGGCCAAGTTTCCGGGTTTGGATAAAGAATGGGATTTGAATTTGCTTCCGGTTACTTGTTCTAAGTTGAATCCCAATGGATCACAGTTGAAATCCAG TTTGATGGGGTCATTCGTGCCATTCGGTGGCTTCTTCCCGGTACAAACGGAGTTGGAGCGCTCATCGTCAAGCAAACAAGACCAGTCCGCAACGCGATGTCACGATTGCAACGAGAAGTATGAGCAAGAAGTTTCGGTTGTTTTGAAGGGGGGCAAAACAGTATCGGTTGCTGATCAACAGTCAACGGGTTTGGCTTCTTGGCTACAAGTTCCCGAATCTGATTCAACCATGGGTACAGATCACGGCGGTGTGTTTAACGCCCGAATCACGGGCCTCCAGAGGAAATGGTCGGATATATGTCATCGTCTCCACCACAACTTGCCGCCACAACAAGTCGGTTCTCAAATCCGGGATCGAATTCCTTTTCATCAAGGCCAAGATTCAAATCAAGAAAGCAGATGTAGAAATCTGTCACCGCCGGTTGACTTTTTTGCAAAGCCGACATCATCATTATCTCCAACAATTTCCATAACAACAGATTTGGGCCTGGGAACCAATTATGTCTCACCCGATCCAAACCCGGGACCACCAGCCCACGAAACCCGTCTACAAACCTTCAACAGGCTGGGTCCTGCTGAAATAGATGAAACGCGTAAACATATTTCAAATGAGAAAGATTTTAAGCAACTTTACAGAGCACTTGCAGATAAAGTTGGATATCAGAATGATTCTATTCGGGCCATTAGTGAAACGATCACACGGGTCAGAACTGGTCCCGGAAGGCGCTATGTATGGTTTATGTTTTCTGGGCCCGACCCAGTGAGCAAGAAGAAAGTCAGCAGTGCTCTTGCGGAGGTCGTTTTTGGCAGCCCGAAAAGCTTGATTTCTATCGATTTGGACTTTGAAAGTCAAATGAGTCACCCGGGTTCGGTTTTTAACCGTCAAAGTGTGAACTTTTCTGATCCGTCATTTAGAGGGAAAACCGTCATGGAGTTCGTTGCTGAAGAGTTGACGAAGAAACCTCAGTCTGTTGTTCTTTTTGAACACGTAGATAAAGCCGATTTCGTGACGAAAGATAATCTTTCTCGGGCCATTAAGACGGGAAAATTATCGGATGCTCGTGGTAGAGAAACACGTATCACCGATGCAATATTTGTGCTCACCACAAGCTGTAAAGAGGAAAATGCGAAAGAATTCTTTAGCTATTCAGAAGAAAGAATCTTGAATGCGCAAGCCCTACAAATGAGAATTCAAGTCGAAAAAACCGAACCCAGAAACTCGAGTTTACTACTTCTCCCTAAAGATTCGGTTTTGAAAAACCCCGAGACGCCAAAAAAACGAAAGATCATCGAAATAGGCGGTTTCGAAATAATGGTACCAAAAGTCAAGAAACCAAAGTCTTGTTTTGATTTAAATCTTCCATTGGAGGAGACCGAAGGAAGCGAAAACGAGACGGTTTCCGAAACCAAAGAGGTGTGGTTGGAAGACGTTTTAGATCAAGTCGACGAAAATGTGGTTTTCGACTCTTTTGACTTCGACTCTCGGGCCGAAACGATCTTGAAAGAAATCGGCAAACGGTTTGAGAAATCATTTGGAAGAAATGTTGTGTTAGAAATTGAGAATGAAGTGATGGTGCAAATACTTGCATCAGATTGGGCATCAAATGAAAATGGGGGTGTTGAGAATTGGATTGAAAGTGTACTCTATAGAGGTTTTATGGAtgtaaaagaaaaagaaggtgtgGATAATGAAACTGTGGTGAAATTAGTGGTGGTTGAAGGGGTTAAGATAGAAGAAGATGATAATGCCTTGTGTGTTTGTCTTCCTTCAAGAATTATGGTCAAATGA
- the LOC110907224 gene encoding omega-3 fatty acid desaturase, endoplasmic reticulum, translating to MEQFEPSAPPPFKIADIRAAIPAHCWVKNPWRSLSYVLRDILVICSLVAIAVFFHNSSWVWPVYWAAQGTMFWAIFVLGHDCGHGSFSDSTNLNSIVGHILHSLILVPYHGWRISHRTHHQNHGHVENDESWVPLTEKNYKTLDAPTKLLRFKVPFPLFAYPLYLWTRSPGKTGSHFNPYSELFAPNERRYIATSTLCWTLMVANLIYLSTIIGPSLLFKLYGVPYFVFIMWLDFVTYLHHHGHEDKLPWYRGKEWSYLRGGLTTVDRDYGMFNNIHHDIGTHVIHHLFPQIPHYHLIEATMAAKPVLGKYYREPKRSGPIPLHLIDNLVKSIKQDHYVSDVGDVVYYQTDYQMIGKKVE from the exons atGGAGCAATTTGAGCCAAGTGCCCCTCCTCCATTCAAGATAGCTGACATTAGAGCTGCCATTCCTGCCCATTGTTGGGTCAAGAATCCATGGAGGTCACTCAGTTATGTCCTCAGGGACATTTTGGTCATTTGCTCATTGGTTGCCATTGCTGTTTTCTTCCACAACAGTTCATGGGTTTGGCCTGTTTATTGGGCTGCACAGGGCACAATGTTTTGGGCTATCTTTGTTCTTGGTCATGATTg TGGCCATGGAAGCTTTTCAGACAGCACTAATCTTAATAGCATAGTGGGCCACATCTTGCATTCTTTGATCCTTGTCCCCTACCATGGGTG GAGAATTAGCCATCGAACTCATCATCAAAACCATGGTCATGTTGAAAATGATGAATCATGGGTTCCG TTGACGGAAAAGAACTACAAGACTTTGGATGCTCCTACAAAGTTACTCAGATTCAAAGTCCCTTTTCCCTTATTCGCATATCCTTTATATTTG TGGACAAGGAGTCCAGGGAAAACAGGGTCACATTTCAACCCGTATAGTGAATTGTTCGCTCCTAATGAAAGGCGATATATCGCGACATCTACTTTGTGTTGGACTCTCATGGTCGCCAATCTAATATATTTATCGACTATCATTGGTCCAAGCCTATTATTCAAGCTCTATGGTGTTCCGTACTTT GTGTTCATCATGTGGTTGGATTTTGTTACTTACTTACATCACCATGGGCATGAGGACAAGCTTCCTTGGTATCGCGGCAAG GAATGGAGTTATTTGAGGGGAGGGTTGACCACCGTTGACCGAGATTACGGGATGTTTAACAACATCCATCATGATATCGGCACTCATGTCATCCACCATCTTTTCCCACAAATTCCACACTATCACTTGATCGAAGCG ACCATGGCGGCAAAGCCGGTGCTTGGGAAGTATTATCGAGAGCCAAAAAGATCTGGTCCAATACCGCTTCACTTGATAGATAACTTGGTTAAAAGCATTAAACAAGACCATTACGTTAGTGACGTTGGGGACGTAGTTTACTACCAAACAGATTATCAAATGATTGGGAAGAAAGTTGAATGA